The region ataaatcagataatttaaaaataatatttggtttattattggtataatttcagtatatttttggtatatttattataaatttttatatatattttctagttgataacatgtatttttttttatgtgtatttttcactatagttggtaatgaactagaaaatttgtatactcttggtatactgatggtataattttggtatattattaatttaattttcagtatacgatttgatgtaattttggtaaatttttatttaatattaataaaatctcagtatgtataatgttggtataattttggtacaatgttgatataatgttagtttattagtatactaacattatacccacagtatacaccgtatgtttgatattattttttatttttttgtacttttgtaaatattattaatatttttgtaaatgaaaaaagtcaacatatacttttataattattttcattttttttggtaaatggtgtaatttcctcaaataAAAAACCCATAAACAGAAAccaaataatactttttttttgtttttttttaccgTGGTAGAATCTAATTACGTTAGTAGTTAGTGGTTAGtagttaaattttcatttttaattcgGCCTTAAACACTGGCCCTACTGAGACTCAAAACCGAGATCTCATGAATGCACTGGAGCGCCTTAACCACTTGGGTTAGGCCTCACTGGCAAACAATACTATTCTCTTATAtactttgatttttattataGAATTATAACTTTTGTTTTCCTTATAGAATTATAGCTTAATTACACTAAATTGTATATATTGATTTAACAGTAATAAATGAtgaatttaaactaaaataagttaggattttattaatattaattagtaaCTTAAACTTATTTATTGATAGttgacaaattaatttattattattaaataattttttaatctagaatttttaattcttatataTTTTACATAAGTGAATTAGATTATTAATactcaaaaaataatatttaacaaATAATATGAATAAATCGATGTAAATGTAAATAGAATTATTTGAAATGgttggataattattttttaattttttaaaagttacttaatctaaaaatttgaaacaatacACCGTTTCGCAAGAAAAATAATTTCCACCGTCTTCAAACAAGTATCCCAGCTGGTATGTGAAAACGGGTACATGCCGGCAACAACTCCATACTGTAAGTGGAAGtgttttttaattcttttatctGCAATTTTAAGCTTTTAGTTTTCTTCAACAATTGTTAAAGCATGAGAAATTGTGCATTTAATTACCAGATAGAAAAAGAATTTTCAACTAAAATTGCTTATTTCTTAAACTATATTGCGTAgattttctatatattttttgcaCTTCTATTTTCCATTTGATCTCTGTTTATCTTACgagaaaattaaaagattatcatTTTGCAGGTACGAACCAGAAAACGGCAGGGACAAACGACTACAGTGGAAACGAGGAGAAGAAGAAATGGAAAAAGTGCATAAAAATCCTTAACTCTagttttcaatttaatataatttgtaaatttttaatttaattgacatGTGAATGACATAATTGACAGTCAAAATTATTAAAGTTTTAATCCGAGATATGAGGTAAACATTAAGGTCATTTTTAAACttcttttccaaaaaaaaaaagttaatgatGCAGGTATTTCACTCTCGCGAGGTGCGATTAGAGGACGGGGGATTTGATACGCTTTGTCAAAGGTTGGAGTTTTTTTGTTCGGTTTTCTTAGAGTTAGCTTTTTTGACACTTTGTGCCAACTTAatggggtgaattgatcctttattgattttataagAAGCAAATATGAAACTTGTCCATTTTAATTTCCCTCCATTACAGAAAACTAACAGAATAGTCGAATATACTCGAAATGCCTGAACATTAAAGAATTTGAATTCGAATCCATAATTTAAATTACAAAGCCCAAGAGAGCTTCTCATTATTATCAaccctttgaaaaaaaaaaagaattgacCCTATATGATGACTACTTTAAACAATGGTGAGTACTGAGCTGTACTTAGGTTTACAAGAATTGAAAATATATACAgtaatttcattttcatcttATGAGTACTGCTAAAGAGTGAAAAAAAACTTATTCACATGGAATAGCAAGACCCTGCAAATCATGTTTAAATCCATACTCTTCTTCAGCCCTCTGAAGCAAATTCTGAAACTCAGGATGATCTAGCCATGATAACGGAATAATTTGTCGGCTTCTATTTTCACCCACGTACACCGCAAAATGACCTTTCGGTACATCATAAGGAAGATCTTGCTGATGATGATGAGGATCAAACCCATTCTTCTTACCAAAGTTTGAACATCTTTTAAGAATTTGCTTTAGAGCTGCTGTTTGAGGACtcgtgtttgatttttttatagccATGATTTGTAGTAGTAGAAGAGAGGAGAGAATTCAAATTGGATGATTGAAATGGAGTTGGCTAGAGAAGTATTTATTGGGGGAAATTTAAGTTAGGTTTAGGGGGTTTAAAACATTGAAGGTTGATGAATTTTGTCCTAATTTTAGTGTTAataaatttaaccaaaaaaattgaTGTGTAACTAAAACACTCGCCATATCACAAATCACATGTATTTCGATTCCGGCTATATCCGTTTTTTTCGTTCATATTTCACTAAAGTATCAACCGTTAATCAACGTATTAGAATTCagtaactttaaaaataaaaatcaattttggaTATCCTTATTGGAATTAGAATAAAGTTTAGTCACAACTCACccttaatactccctccgtcccactctaattgacaaaatatggagtttttggtgtcccattctaattgacaaaactaacataactataattttattctttaattttccatctttaccctcatttaaaaccatgtcttttatggaaaatggtgagtatttaatgaaaatttgtctaatatatactaatagcattaattagctccattatcaatagaagggtatataaataattttctatgtcatttattaaCTTGTCTTGGTTATTgaaatatagttattttgtcaattagagtgggacggagggagtatattttacCATTGGTTTGGTTTAGGGGTTTGAAACAAAGACATGTGAGTTGTTAGGATTTAGGAATGAGAGCAAATTGAGAAGAATTTTAATAGAAGTAGAGTTTCAAAGCCAATGAGGGTTGTCGCCTCCTTCAAAGACATCAATGATACActttctctcttttcttttccaacttttgtcTTAATAGTGTCATTTGGTGGACCTTTTTTGAGTTCTATAGTTGTAAAAAAGTTATTGGGTTTACTAATATGTGTTGTCCCTATTGTGCCTTTTCTTGCATAACATTTTATCCAATCCACCcacgtttcttcattttctcATATTAATTAgcgttaatgtcaaaaaaaatcacgatctttatacgttttctcattttaattatgaagtttaaattttttcattttcatacacgaactaccattttttcccgaattcatacacggtgctgaggtgacactcattcattggtgtaaaatgacctccacctcagcgaattacaccaatagagccgtgacacttcagcaccgtgcatgaatttgagaaaaagtggtagttcgtgcatgaaaatgagaaaatttaaagtgcatgattaaaatgagaaaacatgtaaagttcgtgaatttttataacattacccCTATTAATTACTAGTATAAAAAACATTTCTTATCTATTTTGAAATTACCTAatatttaaatgtatttattatAGACCAAAAGTTTGGAAAATATTTAATCTTCATTATCCttcttttatttgaaattctgattattttattttaatttcaaacaatttttaaaaaattcttctCTCCCATTTAAATTGATAGACAATTTTTAACAAACAACATTATATTAAATAACACGGATTAGGCGCTCGTAGTGACTAATcttttttataatctttttgttttttcctTGACAAACATTGCTTTGATAGATGTTATTATGTAAGTCGAattcatatatttaatatttttatagggTAAAGAAGGATTAAAATGCCGTTATTAGATATCGTAAAATTGATGATATCCACGAAGAA is a window of Mercurialis annua linkage group LG2, ddMerAnnu1.2, whole genome shotgun sequence DNA encoding:
- the LOC126669849 gene encoding protein SMALL AUXIN UP-REGULATED RNA 16-like encodes the protein MAIKKSNTSPQTAALKQILKRCSNFGKKNGFDPHHHQQDLPYDVPKGHFAVYVGENRSRQIIPLSWLDHPEFQNLLQRAEEEYGFKHDLQGLAIPCE